From one Rhopalosiphum padi isolate XX-2018 chromosome 2, ASM2088224v1, whole genome shotgun sequence genomic stretch:
- the LOC132920984 gene encoding uncharacterized protein LOC132920984 has protein sequence MESIYDYQKNVLTAIIKLLYKLVILLDTDSFINNNLEIKRYVSILDDILKTTADVPIEYTNYINKLSNLFHEAYNKNDFIENITNYNDSLSSTIVLDYSRLTKINDVENKLMGTLAVLRQNIKELHCFNQYFKQLHVEHNRYYTPFAKSTMIIETMKESEKIYMESFCDFTINIYKLCFGITILNNKSASSEQNNNIFYNELWNDFQEIKEYLFILIRKIETKNTELFRIASNIIIILVNRDNCCNVSSDIKRLAHIIMNELNRYGIKYCKPDRYTFLFFNNIYYSEFGNKNFIARDIKQFLTGLSDKQSGIEYNYNHYNLKFLCQNFVENSKVFPYYKNRIIVYWKGEKINIEEFSGVDKLFILNPEFLYGFYDIYFKYYVAAYFYEIINLRNIITNKNYKLEKNITTTFKEEEFPEGLRSFIVKIKGLLAKLLLTMKCDDEIKVKLESKVNNLFQNIELQFKEFGFVFDYKWEQIEDNTINKFMIISQEISSKVKEFHDNYYSLVNPKP, from the coding sequence ATGGAAAGTATATACGATTATCAGAAGAATGTTTTAACTGCAATCATAAAACTACTATACAAATTAGTCATATTGCTAGACACAGAttcctttattaataataatcttgaAATTAAAAGATATGTTAGTATTCTAGATGacatattaaaaacaactgCGGATGTTCCAATagaatatactaattatataaataaattgtcaaaCTTATTTCATGaagcatataataaaaatgattttattgaaaacattacGAATTATAATGATTCACTTAGCAGTACAATTGTATTAGATTACTCTAGACTTACTAAGATTAACgatgttgaaaataaattgatgGGAACTTTAGCTGTGCTAAGACAAAACATTAAAGAACTTCATTGTTTTAATCAGTATTTTAAACAACTTCATGTTGAACACAACAGATATTACACACCATTCGCGAAAAGTACAATGATAATTGAAACCATGAAAGAAAGTGAAAAAATCTATATGGAATCATTCTGCGACTTTACcatcaatatatataaactatgttTCGGAAttactatacttaataataaaagtgcCAGTTCAgagcagaataataatatattttataatgagctATGGAATGATTTTCAGGAAatcaaagaatatttatttatattaatcaggaaaatagaaacaaaaaatacGGAGCTCTTCAGAATTGCaagtaatataatcattattttggtaAACCGGGATAACTGTTGTAACGTTTCTAGTGATATAAAACGACTAGCGCATATAATTATGAATGAATTGAATAGGTATGGAATTAAATACTGTAAACCAGAcagatatacatttttgttttttaataatatatattatagtgaatttgGAAATAAAAACTTCATCGCTAgagatataaaacaatttttgactGGTCTTTCGGATAAACAAAGtggtattgaatataattataatcattataatttaaagttcttgTGTcaaaattttgttgaaaactcTAAAGTTTTcccttattataaaaatcgaataatagTTTACTGGAAAGGAGAAAAGATTAATATTGAAGAATTTAGTGGTGTCgataaattgttcatattaaaCCCTGAATTTTTATAtggattttatgatatttatttcaaatattatgttgctgcgtatttttatgaaataataaatttgcgtaatataataacaaataaaaattacaaattggaGAAAAATATAACAACCACATTTAAAGAAGAAGAATTTCCAGAAGGTCTGAGgtcatttatagttaaaatcaaAGGCTTATTagccaaattattattaacaatgaaATGTGATGATGAAATCAAAGTTAAATTGGAatctaaagttaataatttgtttcaaaatattgaattacaatttaaagaGTTTGGTTTTGTTTTTGATTACAAGTGGGAACAAATTGAAGATAatacaatcaataaatttatgatCATATCACAGGAAATATCTTCTAAAGTAAAAGAATTTCATGATAattattactcattagttaATCCTAAACCATAA